A part of Populus alba chromosome 8, ASM523922v2, whole genome shotgun sequence genomic DNA contains:
- the LOC118062373 gene encoding protein root UVB sensitive 3 isoform X1, giving the protein MEERVSANTETRSSSSSSKFIIEEWNGSSSSKLFKTATITTSPYLSIQRSGSRFNHVWRRILQAFVPEGFPSSVTPDYAPFQVWDSLQGLSTYIRTMLSTQALLSAIGVGEKSATVIGATFQWFLRDLTGMLGGILFTFYQGSDLDSNAKMWRLVADLMNDLGMLMDLLSPLFPSAFIFVVCLGSLSRSFTGVASGATRAALTQHFALQNNAADISAKEGSQETVATMIGMALGMILARITMGLPLAIWFSFLSLTVFHMYANYRAVGCLALTSLNIERSAILFQHFMETGQVLSPEQVSRMEHVLPTWITSWSSKKVKLLHANVHLGVRVSSLDHQEMKEALLSAVSHYLKAKYLLVERKGIIDVIMHKNSTASDVLQSFIHALVMAKLMQKSTSVYLESQSWMDKHYEVFLQKLSSLGWKTGRLLSPPVIWKANWTDVSSDDKID; this is encoded by the exons atggaAGAAAGAGTATCAGCAAATACAGAGActagatcatcatcatcatcatcaaaatttataatCGAAGAATGGAATGGATCTTCTTCATCAAAACTCTTTAAAACTGCGACTATAACTACTTCTCCTTATCTATCCATCCAGAG ATCTGGAAGTCGTTTTAATCATGTCTGGAGACGAATCCTTCAAGCATTTGTACCCGAG GGATTTCCAAGCAGTGTAACACCAGATTATGCCCCTTTTCAAGTATGGGATTCATTGCAG GGTCTTTCAACTTACATAAGGACCATGCTTTCAACACAA GCTCTCTTGAGTGCAATTGGGGTTGGTGAGAAATCAGCTACTGTCATTGGTGCCACATTTCAG TGGTTTTTGAGGGACTTGACTGGAATGCTTGGAGGCATACTCTTTACATTTTACCAG GGCTCAGACCTGGATAGTAATGCCAAGATGTGGCGTTTAGTTGCTGACCTTATGAATGATCTCG GAATGTTGATGGACCTTCTTTCCCCTTTGTTTCCTTCcgcttttatttttgttgtttgcttAGGAAGCTTATCAAGATCTTTCA CTGGTGTTGCTAGTGGTGCAACTAGAGCTGCCTTGACTCAGCATTTCGCCCTTCAGAACAATGCTGCAGATATATCTGCCAAG GAAGGAAGTCAAGAAACAGTCGCAACAATGATTGGCATGGCCTTAGGAATGATCCTTGCTCGAATAACAATGGGACTCCCCCTAGCcatttggttttcttttctttctctcaccGTGTTCCATATGTATG CAAACTACAGGGCTGTTGGGTGCCTTGCTTTGACTTCTTTAAATATTGAGAGGAGCGCTATTCTCTTCCAGCATTTCATGGAGACTGGCCAAG TTCTCTCTCCTGAGCAGGTCTCTAGAATGGAACATGTTTTACCAACATGGATCACTTCTTGGAGTTCAAAAAAGGTCAAGTTACTACATGCCAATGTGCACTTGGGTGTGAGAGTTTCTTCACTTGACCACCAGGAAAT GAAGGAGGCGTTGCTTTCTGCAGTATCTCATTATCTTAAAG CAAAATACTTGCTGGTGGAGAGGAAGGGAATCATCGATGTTATAATGCACAAAAATTCAACAGCTTCAGATGTATTGCAATCGTTTATTCACGCTCTTGTTATGGCCAAACTCATGCAAAAAAGTACATCTGTCTATTTGGAGAGCCAGTCATGGATGGATAAACATTATGAagtttttcttcaaaag CTAAGTTCGTTGGGTTGGAAAACAGGGCGCCTTCTTTCCCCTCCAGTCATCTGGAAGGCGAACTGGACAGATGTTTCATCAGATGATAAAATCGACTAG
- the LOC118062373 gene encoding protein root UVB sensitive 3 isoform X2 gives MEERVSANTETRSSSSSSKFIIEEWNGSSSSKLFKTATITTSPYLSIQRSGSRFNHVWRRILQAFVPEGFPSSVTPDYAPFQVWDSLQGLSTYIRTMLSTQALLSAIGVGEKSATVIGATFQWFLRDLTGMLGGILFTFYQGSDLDSNAKMWRLVADLMNDLGMLMDLLSPLFPSAFIFVVCLGSLSRSFTGVASGATRAALTQHFALQNNAADISAKEGSQETVATMIGMALGMILARITMGLPLAIWFSFLSLTVFHMYANYRAVGCLALTSLNIERSAILFQHFMETGQVLSPEQVSRMEHVLPTWITSWSSKKVKLLHANVHLGVRVSSLDHQEMKEALLSAVSHYLKAKYLLVERKGIIDVIMHKNSTASDVLQSFIHALVMAKLMQKSTSVYLESQSWMDKHYEVFLQKRCESMMALQTIAF, from the exons atggaAGAAAGAGTATCAGCAAATACAGAGActagatcatcatcatcatcatcaaaatttataatCGAAGAATGGAATGGATCTTCTTCATCAAAACTCTTTAAAACTGCGACTATAACTACTTCTCCTTATCTATCCATCCAGAG ATCTGGAAGTCGTTTTAATCATGTCTGGAGACGAATCCTTCAAGCATTTGTACCCGAG GGATTTCCAAGCAGTGTAACACCAGATTATGCCCCTTTTCAAGTATGGGATTCATTGCAG GGTCTTTCAACTTACATAAGGACCATGCTTTCAACACAA GCTCTCTTGAGTGCAATTGGGGTTGGTGAGAAATCAGCTACTGTCATTGGTGCCACATTTCAG TGGTTTTTGAGGGACTTGACTGGAATGCTTGGAGGCATACTCTTTACATTTTACCAG GGCTCAGACCTGGATAGTAATGCCAAGATGTGGCGTTTAGTTGCTGACCTTATGAATGATCTCG GAATGTTGATGGACCTTCTTTCCCCTTTGTTTCCTTCcgcttttatttttgttgtttgcttAGGAAGCTTATCAAGATCTTTCA CTGGTGTTGCTAGTGGTGCAACTAGAGCTGCCTTGACTCAGCATTTCGCCCTTCAGAACAATGCTGCAGATATATCTGCCAAG GAAGGAAGTCAAGAAACAGTCGCAACAATGATTGGCATGGCCTTAGGAATGATCCTTGCTCGAATAACAATGGGACTCCCCCTAGCcatttggttttcttttctttctctcaccGTGTTCCATATGTATG CAAACTACAGGGCTGTTGGGTGCCTTGCTTTGACTTCTTTAAATATTGAGAGGAGCGCTATTCTCTTCCAGCATTTCATGGAGACTGGCCAAG TTCTCTCTCCTGAGCAGGTCTCTAGAATGGAACATGTTTTACCAACATGGATCACTTCTTGGAGTTCAAAAAAGGTCAAGTTACTACATGCCAATGTGCACTTGGGTGTGAGAGTTTCTTCACTTGACCACCAGGAAAT GAAGGAGGCGTTGCTTTCTGCAGTATCTCATTATCTTAAAG CAAAATACTTGCTGGTGGAGAGGAAGGGAATCATCGATGTTATAATGCACAAAAATTCAACAGCTTCAGATGTATTGCAATCGTTTATTCACGCTCTTGTTATGGCCAAACTCATGCAAAAAAGTACATCTGTCTATTTGGAGAGCCAGTCATGGATGGATAAACATTATGAagtttttcttcaaaag AGATGTGAATCCATGATGGCTCTCCAAACTATTGCATTCTAA
- the LOC118062383 gene encoding probable inactive purple acid phosphatase 1 isoform X1, which yields MFYYTLTGKLVLFYRYWVPMMRGLGLVFFAFLLVLATLLQVTTSHGEQPLSRIVVQNTELHLSENAYVKASPSILGLKGRNFEWVTLEYASPNPSIDDWIGVFSPADFSASTCTPDDGSKLAPPFLCTAPIKYQYANYSSPGYRKTGKGSLRLQLINQRSDFSFVLFSGGLSNPKLMAVSNKVAFTNPNAPVYPRLAQGKIWNEMTVTWTSGYGINEAEPFVEWGRKDGDHIHSLAGTLTFDRNSLCGAPARTVGWRDPGFIHTSFLKELWPNAVYTYKLGHKLFNGTYVWSQEYQFRASPYPGQSSVQRVVIFGDMGKDEADGSNEYNNYQRGSLNTTKQLIQDLKNIDIVFHIGDICYANGYLSQWDQFTAQVEPIASTVPYMVASGNHERDWPGTGSFYGNSDSGGECGVLAETMFYVPAENRANFWYSTDYGMFRFCIADTEHDWREGTEQYKFIEHCLASVDRQRQPWLIFLAHRVLGYSSSTFYADEGSFEEPMGRESLQKLWQKYKVDIAIYGHAHNYERTCPIYQNICTSKEKSYYKGTFNGTIHIVAGGGGASLADFTPINTTWSYFKDHDYGFVKLTAFDHSNLLFEYKKSRDGKVYDSFKISRGYRDITVCTVDSCPSMTLAS from the exons atgttttactATACGTTAACCGGCAAATTGGTCTTGTTTTACAG ATATTGGGTTCCGATGATGAGAGGATTAGGACttgtattctttgcatttttattGGTTCTCGCTACTCTTCTACAAGTGACAACTTCACATGGAGAGCAGCCTCTTTCAAGAATTGTTGTTCAAAACACAGAACTTCATCTTAGTGAAAATGCTTATGTTAAGGCCTCTccttcaattcttggactcAAG GGGCGAAATTTTGAGTGGGTGACATTGGAGTATGCTTCTCCAAACCCATCAATTGATGATTGGATAGGAGTGTTTTCTCCTGCTGATTTCAG TGCCTCCACCTGCACCCCTGATGATGGCTCGAAGTTAGCTCCTCCATTTTTGTGTACTGCACCTATTAAG TATCAGTATGCAAACTACAGTAGTCCAGGATACAGAAAAACAGGAAAGGGGTCGTTGAGGCTTCAGTTAATTAACCAGAGATCAGATTTCTCTTTTGTGCTTTTTTCTGGAGGTTTATCAAAT CCCAAGCTGATGGCAGTATCAAATAAAGTTGCTTTTACCAATCCAAATGCACCAGTTTACCCGCGCTTAGCACAAGGAAAGATATGGAATGAA ATGACTGTAACATGGACAAGTGGATATGGGATCAATGAGGCAGAACCCTTTGTTGAATGGGGTCGAAAAGATGGTGATCATATACATTCCCTGGCTGGGACACTGACTTTTGATCGTAACAGCTTGTGCG GTGCACCAGCAAGGACGGTTGGGTGGCGTGATCCTGGATTTATACACACAAGTTTTCTGAAGGAGTTATGGCCCAATGCTGT GTATACATACAAGCTTGGGCATAAATTATTCAATGGTACATATGTTTGGAGTCAAGAGTACCAGTTTAGAGCATCTCCATATCCGGGTCAAAGTTCTGTACAACGTGTTGTTATTTTTGGAGACATGGGAAAG GATGAAGCTGATGGCTCCAACGAATATAACAATTACCAGCGAGGCTCCCTTAACACTACCAAGCAGCTTATTCAAGACTTGAAAAACATTGATATTGTCTTCCACATTGGCGATATATGCTATGCAAATGGGTATCTTTCTCAGTGGGACCAGTTTACTGCACAGGTTGAGCCAATTGCATCAACTGTTCCTTACATGGTTGCAAG CGGTAACCATGAGCGTGACTGGCCAGGAACTGGATCCTTCTATGGAAACTCGGATTCTGGAGGAGAATGTGGTGTGTTGGCTGAGACAATGTTCTATGTCCCTGCTGAGAACAGGGCTAATTTCTG GTATTCCACTGATTATGGCATGTTCAGATTTTGCATAGCTGATACAGAACATGATTGGAGGGAGGGAACAGAGCAATACAAATTTATTGAGCACTGCCTTGCTTCTGTTGATAGACAAAGGCAACCCTGGCTAATTTTCCTTGCTCATCGGGTGCTAGGTTATTCTTCTTCCACCTTTTACGCGGATGAAGGATCATTCGAGGAACCTATGGGAAGGGAGAGCCTGCAAAAACTTTGGCAGAAGTACAAGGTTGATATAGCCATATACGGTCATGCTCACAATTATGAAAGGACATGTCCCATTTACCAG AATATTTGCACAAGCAAAGAGAAATCCTACTATAAGGGCACCTTTAATGGAACAATACATATTGTTGCGGGTGGAGGAGGAGCAAGCCTTGCAGATTTCACCCCCATTAATACTACTTGGAGCTACTTTAAAGACCACGATTACGGATTTGTAAAACTTACAGCATTTGACCATTCTAACCTGTTGTTTGAGTACAAGAAAAGCAGGGATGGGAAGGTTTATGACTCCTTCAAGATATCTCGGGGCTACAGAGACATCACGGTCTGCACCGTGGACAGCTGCCCAAGTATGACCCTAGCATCTTGA
- the LOC118062398 gene encoding uncharacterized protein, whose protein sequence is MPSISNAWIVTYILLSLPIHLTISAAVNPIPINGTCHDTCGTIPVKYPFGSGFGCGHPDFARYVRCNAGTLEFSTGTGIYNVSEIDYSSGILIIRDPFMSTCSSMQNSGSFSLDRASPFTLTGENIFVLLGCSTNSPLFDPAEDLCAMGSRSRVCRGLYSCKGVTGIGLPQNAPPSTCCVYESPIQLAGYTLDLPKLQCSSYTSVYSFGGSEGDPMKWKFGISLQYNDSYYSNVCKDCETSGGLCGFTGFDQSFACVCENGKNTSTSCFGQGNAWSGTRESKILHKLSFGGLLLLWLLISV, encoded by the exons ATGCCATCCATCTCAAATGCATGGATCGTCACCTACATTCTTCTTTCCCTCCCCATCCATCTCACCATCTCTGCTGCTGTGAATCCTATCCCAATAAATGGCACATGTCATGACACTTGTGGCACGATACCAGTGAAGTACCCCTTCGGCTCCGGATTTGGATGTGGGCACCCGGACTTTGCTAGATATGTAAGATGCAACGCTGGCACACTAGAGTTCTCTACCGGGACCGGCATTTACAATGTCTCAGAAATCGATTACTCAAGTGGCATCTTAATTATCAGAGATCCCTTCATGTCTACTTGTAGTTCAATGCAGAACTCAGGAAGCTTTAGCCTGGATCGAGCTAGTCCTTTCACTTTAACAGgggaaaatatatttgttttgcttgGATGCTCTACCAATTCTCCTTTATTTGATCCAGCTGAAGATTTGTGTGCTATGGGGTCGCGCTCCCGTGTATGTAGAGGACTATATTCTTGCAAGGGAGTGACAGGCATAGGGTTGCCACAGAATGCGCCACCTTCAACTTGTTGTGTTTACGAGTCACCTATTCAACTAGCAGGCTACACGTTGGATCTTCCAAAGCTCCAATGCTCTTCCTATACGTCAGTATACAGTTTTGGGGGAAGTGAGGGGGATCCGATGAAATGGAAATTTGGGATTTCTCTTCAATATAATGATTCATACTATTCTAATGTATGCAAGGATTGCGAAACCAGTGGGGGCTTGTGTGGATTTACAGGTTTTGATCAGTCATTTGCTTGCGTTTGTGAGAATGGAAAGAACACCTCAACCAGTTGTTTTGGCCAAG GCAATGCGTGGAGCGGGACACGGGAGTCAAAAATTCTACACAAGCTCAGCTTTGGAG GACTCTTGCTCTTGTGGCTGCTAATTTCTGTTTGA
- the LOC118062382 gene encoding pentatricopeptide repeat-containing protein At1g69290 yields the protein MWRRVFPLLRRRSFSTTPETPTLYSFLQPTIFALKKTPPSTTNPPTTTNRQTPKILTQDHVTNLESTLHKSLITNNTNEAWASFKSLTSNSAFPSKSLTNSLITHLSSLNDTINLKRAFASIVYVIEKNPKSLDFETVQLFLGSMVRANTAAPAFALIKCMFKNRFFMPFRLWGDFLIEISRKNDKVIAFLKVFEESCRIAIDEKLDFMKPDMDACNVALEGCCCELESVSEAEKVIETMSVLGIKPDELSFGFLAYLYALKGFKDKIIELNGLMSGFGFSNKSLFFSYLIRGYVKSGSFEAVSETILRSLREQDGLDLNFSEETYCQVVKGFMKDGGIKGLANLIIEAQKLESATIAADKSTGFGIISACVNLRLSDKAHSIVDEMDAQGGSVGLGVFLPILKAYCKEYRTAEATQLVMDISNKGLQLDEGSYDALIEASMTSQDFQSAFTLFRDMREGVAELKGSYLTIMTGLMEKQRPELMAAFLDEIVEDPRVEVKTHDWNSIIHAFCKAGRLEDAKRTFRRMTFLQFEPNDQTYLSLINGYVTAEKYFGVLMLWNEVKRKVSPDKERGIKFDQSLVDAFLYAMVKGGFFDAVMQVVEKSQEMKIFVDKWRYKQAFMESHKKLKVSKLRKRNFRKMEALVAFKNWVGLNA from the coding sequence ATGTGGAGAAGAGTGTTCCCTTTGCTTCGACGCCGATCCTTCAGCACCACACCCGAAACCCCAACTTTATACTCTTTCTTGCAACCCACCATCTTTGCCCTTAAAAAGACTCCACCGTCAACCACAAACccccccaccaccaccaacagACAAACCCCGAAAATCTTAACACAAGATCACGTAACCAATCTAGAATCCACCCTTCACAAGTCCCTCATCACTAACAACACTAATGAGGCATGGGCGTCTTTCAAGTCATTAACCTCAAACTCAGCTTTCCCGTCCAAGTCTCTCACTAACTCACTCATCACACACCTTTCCTCTCTCAATGACACCATCAATCTCAAAAGGGCATTTGCTTCTATTGTTTATGTTATTGAGAAGAACCCAAAAAGTTTAGATTTTGAAACGGTACAACTGTTTCTTGGTTCAATGGTACGTGCCAATACTGCTGCTCCTGCTTTTGCTTTAATCAAATGTATGTTTAAGAACaggttttttatgccttttcgACTGTGGGGTgattttctcattgaaattagtagaaaaaatgataaagttATTGcctttttgaaagtttttgaaGAAAGTTGTAGAATTGCTATTGATGAGAAATTGGATTTTATGAAACCTGATATGGATGCCTGTAATGTGGCTCTAGAAGGGTGTTGTTGCGAACTTGAGTCTGTTAGTGAAGCTGAAAAGGTTATTGAAACTATGTCCGTGCTGGGTATTAAGCCTGATGAATTGAGTTTTGGGTTTCTTGCTTATTTGTATGCACTGAAGGGGTTTAAAGATAAGATAATCGAGTTAAACGGTTTAATGAGTGGCTTTGGTTTTTcgaataaaagtttattttttagttatttgatTAGGGGGTATGTAAAGTCAGGGAGTTTTGAGGCTGTTTCGGAAACTATTCTACGTAGTTTGAGGGAACAAGATGGACTAGATTTGAATTTTAGCGAGGAAACTTATTGTCAGGTGGTTAAAGGATTTATGAAAGATGGAGGTATCAAGGGTTTAGCAAACTTGATCATTGAAGCTCAGAAGTTGGAGTCAGCAACTATTGCTGCGGATAAATCAACTGGGTTTGGTATTATTAGTGCCTGTGTTAATCTTAGATTATCAGATAAGGCGCACAGTATTGTTGATGAAATGGATGCTCAAGGTGGTTCTGTGGGACTTGGGGTCTTTCTGCCAATCTTGAAGGCATATTGCAAAGAGTATAGAACAGCTGAAGCAACACAGCTGGTCATGGATATTAGCAACAAAGGGCTTCAATTAGACGAGGGGAGCTATGATGCACTAATTGAAGCATCAATGACAAGCCAAGATTTCCAGTCAGCTTTTACTTTGTTTAGGGACATGAGAGAGGGAGTAGCTGAATTGAAAGGAAGTTATTTGACAATTATGACAGGTTTAATGGAAAAACAGCGTCCTGAACTAATGGCTGCTTTTTTAGACGAAATCGTTGAGGACCCTCGAGTTGAAGTGAAAACTCATGACTGGAATTCAATTATTCATGCTTTTTGTAAAGCTGGGCGGTTAGAGGATGCAAAGAGGACTTTCAGAAGAATGACTTTCCTACAGTTTGAACCAAATGACCAAACATATTTGTCCCTAATTAATGGGTATGTGACTGCAGAGAAATATTTCGGTGTTTTGATGCTCTGGAATGAGGTTAAGCGAAAGGTCTCACCGGATAAAGAGAGGGgtattaaatttgatcaaagTTTGGTTGATGCATTCCTATATGCTATGGTGAAAGGAGGTTTCTTTGATGCAGTGATGCAAGTCGTAGAAAAATCTCAGGAGATGAAGATTTTTGTGGATAAATGGAGGTACAAGCAAGCGTTCATGGAGAGCCATAAGAAGCTGAAAGTATCAAAGTTGAGAAAGAGGAACTTCCGAAAAATGGAAGCACTTGTTGCTTTTAAGAATTGGGTGGGTCTAAATGCATGA
- the LOC118062383 gene encoding probable inactive purple acid phosphatase 1 isoform X2 has protein sequence MMRGLGLVFFAFLLVLATLLQVTTSHGEQPLSRIVVQNTELHLSENAYVKASPSILGLKGRNFEWVTLEYASPNPSIDDWIGVFSPADFSASTCTPDDGSKLAPPFLCTAPIKYQYANYSSPGYRKTGKGSLRLQLINQRSDFSFVLFSGGLSNPKLMAVSNKVAFTNPNAPVYPRLAQGKIWNEMTVTWTSGYGINEAEPFVEWGRKDGDHIHSLAGTLTFDRNSLCGAPARTVGWRDPGFIHTSFLKELWPNAVYTYKLGHKLFNGTYVWSQEYQFRASPYPGQSSVQRVVIFGDMGKDEADGSNEYNNYQRGSLNTTKQLIQDLKNIDIVFHIGDICYANGYLSQWDQFTAQVEPIASTVPYMVASGNHERDWPGTGSFYGNSDSGGECGVLAETMFYVPAENRANFWYSTDYGMFRFCIADTEHDWREGTEQYKFIEHCLASVDRQRQPWLIFLAHRVLGYSSSTFYADEGSFEEPMGRESLQKLWQKYKVDIAIYGHAHNYERTCPIYQNICTSKEKSYYKGTFNGTIHIVAGGGGASLADFTPINTTWSYFKDHDYGFVKLTAFDHSNLLFEYKKSRDGKVYDSFKISRGYRDITVCTVDSCPSMTLAS, from the exons ATGATGAGAGGATTAGGACttgtattctttgcatttttattGGTTCTCGCTACTCTTCTACAAGTGACAACTTCACATGGAGAGCAGCCTCTTTCAAGAATTGTTGTTCAAAACACAGAACTTCATCTTAGTGAAAATGCTTATGTTAAGGCCTCTccttcaattcttggactcAAG GGGCGAAATTTTGAGTGGGTGACATTGGAGTATGCTTCTCCAAACCCATCAATTGATGATTGGATAGGAGTGTTTTCTCCTGCTGATTTCAG TGCCTCCACCTGCACCCCTGATGATGGCTCGAAGTTAGCTCCTCCATTTTTGTGTACTGCACCTATTAAG TATCAGTATGCAAACTACAGTAGTCCAGGATACAGAAAAACAGGAAAGGGGTCGTTGAGGCTTCAGTTAATTAACCAGAGATCAGATTTCTCTTTTGTGCTTTTTTCTGGAGGTTTATCAAAT CCCAAGCTGATGGCAGTATCAAATAAAGTTGCTTTTACCAATCCAAATGCACCAGTTTACCCGCGCTTAGCACAAGGAAAGATATGGAATGAA ATGACTGTAACATGGACAAGTGGATATGGGATCAATGAGGCAGAACCCTTTGTTGAATGGGGTCGAAAAGATGGTGATCATATACATTCCCTGGCTGGGACACTGACTTTTGATCGTAACAGCTTGTGCG GTGCACCAGCAAGGACGGTTGGGTGGCGTGATCCTGGATTTATACACACAAGTTTTCTGAAGGAGTTATGGCCCAATGCTGT GTATACATACAAGCTTGGGCATAAATTATTCAATGGTACATATGTTTGGAGTCAAGAGTACCAGTTTAGAGCATCTCCATATCCGGGTCAAAGTTCTGTACAACGTGTTGTTATTTTTGGAGACATGGGAAAG GATGAAGCTGATGGCTCCAACGAATATAACAATTACCAGCGAGGCTCCCTTAACACTACCAAGCAGCTTATTCAAGACTTGAAAAACATTGATATTGTCTTCCACATTGGCGATATATGCTATGCAAATGGGTATCTTTCTCAGTGGGACCAGTTTACTGCACAGGTTGAGCCAATTGCATCAACTGTTCCTTACATGGTTGCAAG CGGTAACCATGAGCGTGACTGGCCAGGAACTGGATCCTTCTATGGAAACTCGGATTCTGGAGGAGAATGTGGTGTGTTGGCTGAGACAATGTTCTATGTCCCTGCTGAGAACAGGGCTAATTTCTG GTATTCCACTGATTATGGCATGTTCAGATTTTGCATAGCTGATACAGAACATGATTGGAGGGAGGGAACAGAGCAATACAAATTTATTGAGCACTGCCTTGCTTCTGTTGATAGACAAAGGCAACCCTGGCTAATTTTCCTTGCTCATCGGGTGCTAGGTTATTCTTCTTCCACCTTTTACGCGGATGAAGGATCATTCGAGGAACCTATGGGAAGGGAGAGCCTGCAAAAACTTTGGCAGAAGTACAAGGTTGATATAGCCATATACGGTCATGCTCACAATTATGAAAGGACATGTCCCATTTACCAG AATATTTGCACAAGCAAAGAGAAATCCTACTATAAGGGCACCTTTAATGGAACAATACATATTGTTGCGGGTGGAGGAGGAGCAAGCCTTGCAGATTTCACCCCCATTAATACTACTTGGAGCTACTTTAAAGACCACGATTACGGATTTGTAAAACTTACAGCATTTGACCATTCTAACCTGTTGTTTGAGTACAAGAAAAGCAGGGATGGGAAGGTTTATGACTCCTTCAAGATATCTCGGGGCTACAGAGACATCACGGTCTGCACCGTGGACAGCTGCCCAAGTATGACCCTAGCATCTTGA